In Halostella litorea, a single window of DNA contains:
- a CDS encoding S8 family peptidase, with protein sequence MSHHTRRSFVKLSGAVLGGIAAGTTVTAATASDRYLVDTRGNVDLSGVEVVHDLRAVDLAVVRGEREAVEGTSFAPDLTMALDDPVHREAAEPASAVDEPLYGLQWDKRDQNLAAVHEVTRGDGARVAVIDSGVLETHPDLAGPLNVDLSRNFTDDGGDHNPVGDDHGTHVAGTIAADDTNGVGVTGTAPGAELVDCRVFAAEGGAAFGDILAAVVYSAEVGCDAANLSLGAYPVPRGANGEFYGKVLNRTMTHANRQGTLIVAAAGNDGADLQHDGSVISLPNEGAQGFSVAATGPIGFGWGEDGLESPTHSPAYYTNYGTNAIDVAAPGGDVDRDATGSDQPWFNDLVLSTTFSDDADGLTPSYGWKAGTSMAAPQVAGAAALVKSVNPDYSANQVDAALRRTASVPDGYDRAYYGAGYLDPLAAVRD encoded by the coding sequence ATGTCACATCACACTCGACGGAGTTTCGTCAAGCTGAGCGGCGCGGTTCTGGGCGGTATCGCCGCGGGGACGACGGTGACGGCGGCGACGGCGTCGGACCGATATCTGGTGGACACACGTGGAAACGTCGACCTGTCGGGCGTCGAGGTGGTACACGACCTCCGGGCGGTCGACCTGGCGGTGGTCCGGGGCGAGCGCGAGGCGGTCGAGGGGACGTCGTTCGCCCCGGACCTGACGATGGCCCTCGACGACCCCGTCCACCGGGAAGCGGCGGAGCCGGCGAGCGCGGTCGACGAACCGCTGTACGGCCTGCAGTGGGACAAGCGGGACCAGAACCTCGCGGCGGTCCACGAGGTGACGCGCGGCGACGGGGCGCGCGTGGCGGTCATCGACTCCGGGGTGCTGGAGACCCACCCCGACCTCGCGGGGCCGCTGAACGTCGACCTCTCGCGGAACTTCACGGACGACGGGGGCGACCACAACCCGGTCGGGGACGACCACGGTACCCACGTCGCCGGCACCATCGCGGCCGACGACACGAACGGCGTCGGCGTCACCGGCACCGCGCCGGGGGCTGAACTCGTCGACTGTCGCGTGTTCGCCGCCGAGGGCGGCGCGGCGTTCGGCGACATCCTCGCCGCGGTCGTCTACAGCGCCGAGGTCGGCTGTGACGCCGCGAACCTGAGCCTCGGCGCGTACCCCGTGCCGCGGGGGGCCAACGGCGAGTTCTACGGCAAGGTCCTCAATCGGACGATGACGCACGCGAACAGGCAGGGGACGCTGATCGTCGCCGCCGCCGGCAACGACGGCGCGGACCTCCAGCACGACGGGAGCGTGATCAGCCTCCCGAACGAGGGGGCACAGGGGTTCAGCGTCGCCGCCACCGGCCCGATCGGCTTCGGCTGGGGCGAGGACGGGCTCGAATCCCCGACCCACAGCCCCGCGTACTACACCAACTACGGCACGAACGCGATCGACGTGGCCGCGCCCGGCGGCGACGTCGACCGGGACGCGACTGGCTCGGACCAACCCTGGTTCAATGACCTCGTGTTGAGCACCACCTTCTCGGACGACGCCGACGGGCTGACCCCCTCGTACGGCTGGAAGGCGGGTACGAGCATGGCGGCCCCGCAGGTCGCGGGCGCGGCGGCACTGGTCAAAAGCGTCAACCCCGACTACAGCGCCAATCAGGTCGACGCCGCGCTTCGCAGGACCGCGTCGGTCCCGGACGGCTACGACAGGGCTTACTACGGGGCCGGCTACCTCGACCCGCTCGCGGCCGTTCGGGACTGA
- a CDS encoding HAD family hydrolase, producing the protein MRAVYFNLDLTLTRMERPFDALVVETLQEAGIPDPEIDATRQSNLFFDRFLDLEPEPLAGAYRAHFEELEADPDLTPEEAARFQKQLEVDAVRPAVEDLPGLVEAVADEFAVGVLTSGLPDLQRAKLEKLGIDDLLDDVAISYDLDATKESGDLFAAAADRLDASAYAYVSNHDSDREAAAAAGWATVDADAAELADAPVARIRDATGW; encoded by the coding sequence ATGCGCGCCGTCTACTTCAACCTCGATCTCACGCTCACCCGGATGGAGCGCCCGTTCGACGCGCTGGTCGTCGAGACGCTTCAGGAGGCCGGGATACCCGACCCGGAGATCGACGCCACGCGGCAGTCGAACCTGTTTTTCGACCGCTTTCTCGACCTCGAACCGGAACCGCTGGCCGGGGCCTACCGCGCGCACTTCGAGGAACTGGAGGCCGACCCCGACCTCACGCCGGAGGAGGCCGCCCGGTTCCAGAAGCAACTGGAGGTCGACGCCGTCCGGCCGGCCGTCGAGGACCTGCCCGGGCTGGTCGAGGCGGTGGCCGACGAGTTCGCCGTCGGCGTGCTGACCAGCGGCCTCCCCGACCTCCAGCGCGCGAAACTGGAGAAACTCGGGATCGACGACCTGCTTGACGACGTCGCTATCTCGTACGACCTCGACGCGACGAAGGAGAGCGGCGACCTGTTCGCCGCCGCCGCGGACCGCCTCGACGCGTCCGCCTACGCCTACGTCTCGAACCACGACTCCGACCGCGAGGCCGCCGCGGCCGCCGGCTGGGCGACTGTCGACGCCGACGCGGCCGAACTCGCGGACGCGCCAGTCGCCCGGATCCGCGACGCGACCGGCTGGTGA
- a CDS encoding phosphotransacetylase family protein yields the protein MTHTTLVTSIEESTGKTAITLALGLLAQDGGESVGYMKPKGTRLESNVGKTLDEDPMLARELFGTDDEMHQMEPIVYSPTFVEQAIRGREDPDDLREIVAEQFEAIAADRDHVFVEGGGSLTTGGIIGLTDDEVAELIDAQVVVVATYERPEDVDDVLAAADRLGDRLGGVVFNLVADADHDELEHDVVPFLEGRGVPVHGIVPRKQELAGVTVGDLAEELAAEVITDVPTDEFVERFSVGAMSADEALRHFRRTRDAAVITGGDRSDIHTAALEAPGIRCLILTGGHRPPGAVVGKAADKGVPILLVRTDTLTTVDRAEEVVRSGRTRDAGTVEAMRELLSDHADVEGLLGH from the coding sequence ATGACTCACACCACGCTCGTAACCTCGATCGAGGAGAGTACCGGCAAGACGGCCATCACGCTCGCGCTCGGCCTGCTGGCGCAGGACGGCGGCGAGTCGGTCGGCTACATGAAACCGAAGGGGACCCGCCTCGAGAGCAACGTCGGGAAGACGCTCGACGAGGACCCCATGCTCGCCCGCGAACTGTTCGGCACGGACGACGAGATGCACCAGATGGAGCCGATCGTCTACTCGCCGACGTTCGTCGAGCAGGCGATCCGCGGCCGCGAGGACCCCGACGACCTCCGCGAGATCGTCGCCGAGCAGTTCGAGGCGATCGCCGCCGACAGGGACCACGTGTTCGTCGAGGGCGGCGGCAGCCTCACGACCGGCGGCATCATCGGCCTGACCGACGACGAGGTCGCGGAACTGATCGACGCGCAGGTCGTCGTCGTGGCGACCTACGAGCGCCCCGAGGACGTCGACGACGTGCTCGCCGCGGCCGACCGCCTCGGCGACCGCCTCGGCGGCGTCGTGTTCAACCTCGTCGCCGACGCCGACCACGACGAACTGGAGCACGACGTCGTGCCGTTCCTCGAGGGGCGGGGCGTCCCGGTCCACGGCATCGTCCCGCGCAAGCAGGAACTGGCCGGCGTCACGGTCGGCGACCTGGCGGAGGAACTCGCCGCCGAGGTGATCACGGACGTGCCGACCGACGAGTTCGTCGAGCGGTTCAGCGTCGGCGCGATGAGCGCCGACGAGGCGCTCCGGCACTTCCGCCGGACGCGCGACGCCGCGGTGATCACCGGCGGCGACCGCTCGGACATCCACACGGCGGCGCTGGAAGCGCCGGGGATCAGGTGTCTGATCCTCACCGGCGGCCACCGCCCGCCGGGGGCCGTCGTCGGCAAGGCCGCGGACAAGGGCGTCCCCATCCTGCTGGTCCGGACCGACACGCTGACCACCGTCGACCGGGCGGAGGAGGTGGTGCGGTCCGGCCGCACCCGCGACGCCGGGACGGTCGAGGCGATGCGCGAACTCCTCTCGGACCACGCGGACGTCGAGGGCCTGCTCGGCCACTGA
- the acs gene encoding acetate--CoA ligase alpha subunit: protein MGSLSALFAPESVAVVGATDREGSVGRAILTNLRDDFEGRIVPVNPSRESVLGYDCYPDVGSVPDGPPDLAVVVVPPHVAVNAVEEAGEAGVENVVVITAGFSETGSEGAARERELVEVAESYDMALVGPNSLGVMSTPVGMNATFGPENAQDGSLSFMSQSGAFITAVLDWANDQDIGFKDVVSLGNEAVVDETDLIEHWGDDPDTDVIIGYLEGIDDGQEFIRTAREVTDDTPIVLVKSGRTDAGAQAASSHTGSIAGSDEAYEAGLEQAGVQRVETVQELFDYARALSGQPLPDHDDVAVVTNAGGPGVMATDAIGDSSLSLASFSDDTIDALGEALPDGANVYNPVDTIGDADVDRFREAIDLALSDDGVGAAVVVSAPTAVLSFEELADAVVELQAEHEKPVVACLMGGESTEAAADRLREGGIPNYFDPARGVRSLDALSEYRDVREGSVDDPTAFDVDRERAREVLSRAEDRGDNRLGVEAMDLLDAYGIPTPAGDVVDSPEDAVAVAHDVDGPVVMKIVSPDILHKSDIGGVKVGVENEDVYDAYEDLVSRARNYQPDADILGVQVQEMVDLDEGTETIVGMNRDPQFGPLVLFGLGGIFVEVIEDTTVRVAPLGRDEAEAMVDDIDAAPLLRGARGRTPADEDAIVETIQRLSQLVTDFPAILELDINPLVAGPDGVQAVDIRLTVDTEEL, encoded by the coding sequence ATGGGATCGTTATCGGCTCTGTTCGCGCCCGAAAGCGTCGCCGTCGTCGGCGCAACCGACCGCGAGGGGTCGGTCGGACGGGCGATCCTCACGAACTTACGCGACGACTTCGAGGGGCGTATCGTCCCGGTAAACCCCAGCCGGGAGTCCGTGCTGGGCTACGACTGCTACCCCGACGTGGGGAGCGTCCCCGACGGCCCGCCGGACCTGGCGGTCGTGGTCGTCCCGCCACACGTCGCCGTCAACGCCGTCGAGGAGGCCGGCGAGGCCGGCGTCGAGAACGTGGTCGTCATCACGGCCGGGTTCAGCGAGACCGGGAGCGAGGGCGCGGCTCGGGAGCGCGAACTCGTCGAGGTGGCCGAGTCCTACGACATGGCGCTCGTCGGCCCGAACAGCCTCGGCGTGATGAGCACGCCGGTCGGCATGAACGCCACGTTCGGCCCGGAGAACGCACAGGACGGGTCGCTCTCCTTCATGAGCCAGTCCGGGGCGTTCATCACCGCCGTGCTCGACTGGGCCAACGACCAGGACATCGGGTTCAAGGACGTCGTCTCGCTTGGCAACGAGGCCGTCGTCGACGAGACGGACCTGATCGAACACTGGGGCGACGACCCCGACACCGACGTCATCATCGGCTACCTCGAGGGGATCGACGACGGGCAGGAGTTCATCCGGACCGCCCGCGAGGTGACCGACGACACGCCGATCGTCCTCGTCAAGTCCGGCCGGACGGACGCCGGGGCGCAGGCGGCCTCCTCGCACACCGGCTCCATCGCCGGGAGCGACGAGGCCTACGAGGCGGGGCTGGAGCAGGCCGGCGTCCAGCGCGTCGAGACGGTGCAGGAACTGTTCGACTACGCCCGCGCGCTGTCGGGCCAGCCGCTGCCCGACCACGACGACGTGGCCGTCGTCACGAACGCCGGCGGCCCGGGCGTGATGGCGACCGACGCCATCGGCGACTCGTCGCTGTCGCTGGCGTCGTTCTCCGACGACACCATCGACGCGCTGGGGGAGGCGCTGCCCGACGGGGCGAACGTGTACAACCCCGTCGACACCATCGGCGACGCCGACGTCGACCGGTTCCGCGAGGCCATCGACCTGGCGCTCTCCGACGACGGCGTCGGCGCGGCCGTCGTCGTCTCCGCGCCGACGGCGGTGCTTTCCTTCGAGGAACTGGCCGACGCCGTCGTCGAACTGCAGGCCGAACACGAAAAGCCCGTCGTCGCCTGCCTCATGGGCGGGGAGAGCACCGAGGCCGCCGCCGACCGCCTCCGCGAGGGGGGCATCCCGAACTACTTCGACCCCGCGCGGGGCGTCCGGAGCCTCGATGCGCTCTCGGAGTACCGCGACGTCCGCGAGGGCTCCGTCGACGACCCGACGGCGTTCGACGTGGACCGCGAGCGCGCCCGGGAAGTCCTCTCGCGCGCGGAGGACCGCGGCGACAACCGCCTCGGCGTCGAGGCGATGGACCTGCTCGACGCCTACGGCATCCCGACGCCGGCCGGCGACGTGGTCGACTCGCCCGAGGACGCGGTCGCGGTCGCACACGACGTCGACGGCCCGGTCGTGATGAAGATCGTCAGCCCGGACATCCTGCACAAGTCCGACATCGGCGGCGTGAAGGTCGGCGTCGAGAACGAGGACGTGTACGACGCCTACGAGGACCTGGTCTCCCGCGCCCGGAACTACCAGCCGGACGCGGACATCCTCGGCGTGCAGGTCCAGGAGATGGTCGACCTGGACGAGGGGACCGAGACCATCGTCGGGATGAACCGGGACCCGCAGTTCGGCCCGCTCGTTCTCTTCGGTCTCGGCGGCATCTTCGTGGAGGTCATCGAGGACACGACGGTCCGGGTCGCCCCGCTGGGCCGCGACGAGGCCGAGGCGATGGTCGACGACATCGACGCCGCGCCGCTGCTGCGCGGCGCGCGCGGGCGGACGCCCGCCGACGAGGACGCCATCGTCGAGACGATCCAGCGGCTCTCGCAACTGGTCACCGACTTCCCGGCGATCCTCGAACTCGACATCAACCCGCTCGTCGCGGGGCCGGACGGCGTACAGGCGGTCGACATCAGGCTCACGGTAGACACGGAGGAACTATGA